In one window of Bradyrhizobium sp. AZCC 1721 DNA:
- a CDS encoding nicotinate-nucleotide adenylyltransferase: MKLQSAAQAIPFHTNGMRVGLLGGSFNPPHAAHRAISLFALKRLKLDRVWWLLTPGNPLKDTGRLHGLGERASAARDVADDPRIDISCLEAVIGTKYTVDTIIHLRRRVSGVRFVWIMGADNLAQFHRWKDWRRIAAEVPLAVIDRPPQSFRALAAPAAQALARYRLPENQAARLADQQAPAWVFLPGMKLNLSSTGLRNSDGSWKAKKK, from the coding sequence ATGAAGTTGCAATCCGCCGCGCAAGCCATTCCCTTCCATACCAATGGCATGCGCGTCGGCCTGCTCGGCGGCTCATTCAATCCGCCACACGCGGCGCATCGCGCCATCAGCCTGTTTGCGCTGAAGCGCTTGAAGCTCGATCGCGTTTGGTGGCTGCTGACCCCCGGCAATCCGCTCAAGGATACCGGCCGGCTGCACGGCCTTGGCGAACGGGCGAGTGCCGCGCGCGACGTCGCCGACGATCCGCGCATCGATATCAGTTGTCTCGAAGCTGTCATCGGCACCAAGTACACTGTCGACACGATCATTCATTTGCGTCGCCGCGTTTCCGGCGTGCGCTTCGTCTGGATCATGGGCGCCGACAATCTCGCGCAGTTCCATCGCTGGAAGGATTGGCGGCGTATCGCTGCCGAGGTGCCGCTCGCCGTGATCGATCGTCCGCCGCAGAGTTTCCGGGCGCTCGCCGCGCCGGCTGCCCAGGCGCTGGCGCGGTATAGGTTGCCCGAGAATCAGGCGGCCCGGCTAGCCGATCAGCAGGCGCCGGCCTGGGTTTTCCTCCCCGGCATGAAACTGAACCTGTCGTCGACGGGCCTGCGGAACTCCGACGGGAGCTGGAAGGCAAAAAAGAAGTGA
- the rsfS gene encoding ribosome silencing factor — protein MKAQPDADKTLNMILSRLDDMKAEETITIDLRGKSAFSDYMIVTSGRANRHVGAIAENVTKALKETGIRNIHVEGLPNCDWVLIDSGDVVVHVFRPEVREFYNLERLWTQNPAAAAI, from the coding sequence TTGAAGGCGCAACCCGACGCCGACAAGACGCTGAATATGATCCTCTCCCGCCTCGACGATATGAAGGCGGAAGAAACGATCACCATCGACCTTCGCGGCAAATCCGCCTTTTCCGACTACATGATCGTCACGTCAGGCCGGGCCAACCGGCATGTCGGCGCGATTGCGGAAAACGTCACGAAAGCCCTGAAGGAAACCGGCATCAGGAACATCCATGTCGAGGGCTTGCCCAATTGCGACTGGGTGCTGATCGATTCCGGCGATGTGGTCGTGCACGTGTTCAGACCCGAGGTGCGCGAATTCTACAATCTTGAAAGGTTGTGGACGCAAAACCCGGCGGCGGCAGCGATCTGA
- a CDS encoding murein hydrolase activator EnvC family protein has product MTSLLPAAAQPAATAQQATAVSPDAIKQREQELEAAREEQRKAAELQQKLKADIAAIGQDRSKLNQQLIDIATQVRNIETRIGETEGRLRPLDSREQQARASLDSRRAEIIEVLAALQRAGRRTPPALLVRPEDALQSLRTAMLLGAVVPELRGRAEKLAADLGELVTLRKNIATERDILARDRDRLKDDSIRLAALVEERQRKQSAIEKDMEAEGARAINLSRQVDSLQGLIGKMEQDLKSAAKAAATASLQGAPAAPGGKPNLGALKDPARLSPAIAFASAKGLFAFPVNGRKIRNFGGSDGAGGVEKGISLATRAGAQVTTPCDGWVVYAGPFRSYGQLLILNAGGGYHVLIAGMERISVNIGQFVLTGEPVATMGTTSQVASILATTASQPVLYVEFRKDGTPIDSGPWWAASEGEKVRG; this is encoded by the coding sequence ATGACGTCGCTTTTGCCGGCGGCGGCGCAACCCGCCGCAACCGCGCAGCAAGCAACTGCCGTTTCGCCTGATGCCATCAAGCAGCGTGAGCAGGAGCTGGAAGCCGCGCGCGAGGAGCAGCGCAAGGCGGCCGAATTGCAACAGAAGCTAAAGGCCGACATCGCCGCGATCGGGCAGGACCGCTCCAAGCTCAACCAGCAACTGATCGACATCGCTACCCAGGTGCGCAACATCGAAACCCGCATCGGCGAGACCGAGGGACGATTGCGTCCGCTCGACAGCCGAGAGCAGCAGGCCCGCGCTTCGCTCGATTCACGCCGCGCTGAAATCATCGAGGTGCTGGCGGCCTTGCAGCGCGCCGGCCGGCGCACGCCGCCGGCGCTGCTGGTCCGGCCTGAGGACGCACTGCAGTCGCTGCGCACCGCCATGCTGCTCGGCGCGGTCGTCCCCGAGCTGCGCGGCCGCGCGGAGAAGCTTGCCGCCGACCTCGGCGAGCTCGTGACCCTGCGCAAGAACATCGCCACCGAGCGCGACATACTTGCGCGGGACCGCGACAGGCTGAAGGATGATTCCATCCGACTGGCGGCGCTGGTGGAAGAACGACAGCGCAAGCAGAGCGCGATCGAAAAGGACATGGAGGCCGAAGGCGCACGCGCCATCAACCTGTCCAGGCAGGTCGACAGCCTGCAGGGTCTGATCGGGAAAATGGAACAAGATCTGAAGAGCGCCGCCAAGGCGGCCGCGACCGCCAGCCTGCAGGGCGCCCCGGCTGCCCCGGGCGGCAAGCCCAATTTGGGAGCATTGAAAGATCCCGCCCGGCTGAGCCCGGCGATCGCCTTTGCCTCCGCCAAGGGGCTGTTCGCCTTTCCGGTCAATGGCCGCAAGATTCGCAATTTTGGCGGTTCCGACGGCGCGGGCGGCGTGGAAAAAGGCATTTCTTTGGCGACGCGCGCCGGGGCCCAGGTCACAACACCGTGTGACGGCTGGGTTGTTTATGCCGGACCCTTCCGCAGCTACGGACAACTCTTGATCCTCAATGCCGGGGGCGGGTATCATGTCCTGATCGCCGGGATGGAGCGCATTTCGGTAAACATCGGCCAGTTTGTACTTACGGGAGAGCCGGTCGCGACCATGGGAACAACGTCCCAAGTCGCATCCATCCTCGCGACGACCGCGAGCCAGCCGGTGCTCTACGTCGAGTTCCGCAAAGACGGCACTCCAATCGACTCAGGCCCATGGTGGGCCGCAAGTGAAGGCGAAAAGGTTCGCGGATGA
- the rlmH gene encoding 23S rRNA (pseudouridine(1915)-N(3))-methyltransferase RlmH has protein sequence MRLVVVSIGRLKQGPEQELAERYRERFEDIGRKLGFRGLSIHEIPESRARDTATRISEEAAAIAAAIPEKSMLVALDEHGKNIDSATFARQLGDWRDEGVANTIFAIGGADGLSPDLQRKAKLRIAFGSATWPHQMVRVMLLEQIYRAATILAGHPYHRA, from the coding sequence ATGCGCCTCGTCGTGGTTTCAATAGGCCGGCTGAAGCAGGGCCCGGAGCAGGAGCTGGCCGAACGCTACCGCGAGCGCTTCGAGGACATCGGCCGCAAGCTCGGTTTTCGCGGTCTTTCGATCCATGAAATTCCCGAAAGCCGCGCACGCGATACTGCGACCCGGATATCGGAGGAGGCCGCCGCGATCGCGGCGGCGATACCGGAGAAATCCATGCTGGTGGCGCTGGACGAGCACGGCAAGAACATCGATAGCGCGACCTTCGCCCGACAGCTCGGCGATTGGCGGGATGAAGGGGTCGCCAACACAATTTTCGCCATCGGTGGCGCGGACGGACTTTCGCCCGATTTGCAGCGCAAGGCTAAATTACGCATTGCGTTCGGCTCGGCGACCTGGCCGCATCAAATGGTTCGCGTCATGCTTCTTGAACAGATTTATCGGGCCGCCACCATTCTGGCCGGCCACCCCTACCACCGCGCGTAA
- a CDS encoding glutamate-5-semialdehyde dehydrogenase, whose amino-acid sequence MTAPLKAIDGNADLPALMTDLASQARDAARMLALAPPEQKDRALEAIERAIRANAANILAANAEDVAEVRATGATSAFIDRLTLTPARIDAMADGVATVRGIPDPVGAVTESWQRPNGMTIERVRVPLGVIGVIFESRPNVAADAGVLCLKSGNAVILRGGSDSFRSCRAIHEALVQGLREAGLPEAAITLVPTRDRAAVGLMLSGLNGGIDVIVPRGGKSLVARVETEARVPVFAHLEGVNHVYVDGTANLDMAKSIVLNAKMRRTGVCGAAETLLVDRAGAAANLKPLIEMLIASGCEVRGDDAVQKVDARVKPASDDDWDTEYLDAIIAARVVDGVDGAITHIRNHGSRHTDAIVAEDAKAAEKFLREVDSAIVLHNASTQFADGGEFGFGAEIGIATGKFHARGPVGAEQLTSFKYRVHGTGQTRP is encoded by the coding sequence ATGACCGCGCCGCTCAAGGCTATCGACGGTAACGCCGATTTGCCCGCTTTGATGACCGACCTCGCCTCCCAAGCGCGCGACGCCGCGCGGATGCTGGCGCTGGCGCCGCCGGAGCAGAAGGACCGGGCGCTGGAGGCGATCGAGCGGGCGATCCGCGCCAACGCGGCAAACATTCTTGCGGCCAATGCCGAGGATGTCGCGGAAGTCCGCGCCACAGGCGCGACCTCGGCCTTCATCGACCGCCTGACGCTGACACCGGCGCGCATCGACGCGATGGCCGATGGCGTTGCGACTGTGCGCGGCATCCCCGATCCGGTCGGCGCCGTCACCGAAAGCTGGCAGCGGCCGAACGGCATGACCATCGAGCGCGTGCGCGTGCCGCTCGGCGTGATCGGCGTGATCTTCGAGAGCCGCCCCAATGTCGCGGCCGACGCCGGCGTGCTGTGCCTGAAGTCCGGCAATGCGGTGATCCTGCGCGGCGGCTCAGACAGCTTCCGCTCCTGCCGGGCGATTCACGAAGCCTTGGTACAGGGCCTGCGCGAGGCCGGTCTGCCGGAAGCCGCGATCACGCTGGTGCCGACGCGCGACCGCGCGGCGGTCGGGCTGATGCTGTCAGGCCTGAACGGCGGCATCGACGTCATCGTGCCGCGCGGCGGCAAGAGCCTGGTGGCGCGGGTTGAAACGGAAGCGCGCGTGCCGGTGTTTGCGCATCTCGAAGGCGTCAACCACGTCTATGTCGACGGCACCGCCAATCTCGATATGGCCAAGTCGATCGTGTTGAACGCCAAGATGCGACGGACCGGCGTCTGCGGCGCCGCCGAGACGCTGCTGGTCGATCGCGCGGGCGCCGCCGCCAATCTGAAGCCGCTGATCGAAATGCTGATCGCATCCGGCTGCGAGGTACGCGGCGACGACGCCGTGCAGAAGGTCGACGCGCGGGTGAAGCCGGCGTCCGACGATGACTGGGATACCGAGTATCTCGATGCCATCATCGCCGCGCGTGTCGTCGACGGCGTTGACGGGGCCATCACGCACATCCGGAACCACGGCTCGCGCCACACCGATGCGATCGTGGCCGAGGATGCCAAAGCGGCCGAGAAATTCCTCAGAGAGGTCGATTCGGCGATCGTGCTGCATAACGCGTCGACACAGTTCGCCGATGGCGGCGAGTTCGGCTTCGGCGCCGAGATCGGGATTGCCACCGGCAAATTCCACGCCCGCGGGCCGGTCGGAGCCGAGCAACTGACCAGCTTCAAATACCGCGTTCACGGCACCGGGCAGACGCGGCCGTGA